In Rhodococcus rhodochrous, a single genomic region encodes these proteins:
- a CDS encoding LysR family transcriptional regulator, translating to MNPQRMFDGRLKIRHLILLTTLADEGSMVRAAEVLRVTQPAITRAVREAEDVLSATLFERKPRGMAPTEFGEIFLESARTALNSLRAAAESIDEMQRVGVRPVRVGTNLAGAYSLLPQALVALKRDHPKLSVSVIEELPEDLATCLARDEIDLVVGRLDPQGYSTATHSIRLYDEPVRAVVRRGHPAADLENPDIRDLLDYPWILPARPTQLRHELDELFAREGLGLPQNIIECSTILTLRPILISTDAIAPLPMLIGARDEHLTLLPTSLATVPRSIGITMPSDRSLSASARSLIDVLISTARTIARDNVLDVNRVLSA from the coding sequence ATGAATCCGCAACGCATGTTCGACGGGCGCCTCAAGATTCGGCACTTGATTCTCCTGACGACGCTGGCCGATGAGGGCAGTATGGTTCGTGCGGCGGAGGTCCTCCGCGTCACTCAACCCGCCATCACCCGTGCCGTACGTGAGGCCGAAGATGTACTGTCGGCGACGCTCTTCGAACGAAAGCCGCGAGGGATGGCGCCGACAGAGTTCGGCGAGATATTCCTCGAGAGCGCGCGGACGGCTTTGAACTCGCTGCGCGCCGCCGCCGAGAGCATCGACGAGATGCAACGAGTCGGTGTGCGCCCGGTACGGGTGGGTACCAATCTGGCCGGTGCGTACTCGTTGTTGCCGCAGGCCCTTGTGGCACTCAAACGTGATCACCCCAAGTTGTCGGTTTCGGTCATCGAGGAATTGCCGGAAGATCTGGCTACCTGTCTCGCGCGGGACGAGATCGACCTGGTCGTGGGTCGGCTCGACCCGCAGGGGTACAGCACTGCCACCCACAGCATTCGCCTGTACGACGAACCCGTTCGTGCAGTGGTGAGGCGAGGGCACCCCGCGGCCGATCTCGAGAATCCCGATATTCGCGACTTGCTGGATTATCCGTGGATCCTGCCGGCTCGGCCGACCCAACTACGGCATGAACTGGACGAACTGTTCGCACGCGAAGGGCTGGGCTTGCCTCAGAACATCATCGAGTGCTCGACGATTCTCACCCTTCGCCCGATTCTGATCAGTACCGATGCGATCGCGCCGCTACCGATGTTGATCGGGGCGCGCGACGAACACCTCACGCTACTGCCGACCTCTCTCGCGACTGTTCCGCGCTCGATCGGTATCACCATGCCTTCGGATCGCTCATTGAGTGCCAGCGCGCGGAGCTTGATCGATGTATTGATCAGCACAGCAAGGACTATCGCCCGAGACAACGTTCTCGATGTCAACCGAGTGCTCTCGGCCTGA
- a CDS encoding cyclase family protein — translation MSFSSTSPSALAAVALSLARSDIRVLDLTAPLSSSTPVLPLPDGMAPIPRFELEELARYDDRGPTSYQNGIHTGEHVGTHFDAPCHWITGVAHGDVASVPVDRLIAPAVVIDKTAEVAENPDFLLDIDDVMQWQEEFGPLPAGWLLFRTGWSARSQHQERFINADDNGPHTPGVTPACAEWLANETPIIGLGVETVGTDAGQAFRFEPEFPVHSFLLGAGKYGITQLQNLDRLPPVGALLVVAPLRIVGGSGSPARILALIEGETSKETE, via the coding sequence ATGAGCTTCTCGTCCACTTCCCCGAGCGCACTGGCCGCTGTAGCGCTTTCGTTGGCTCGCTCCGACATTCGGGTACTCGACTTGACCGCACCGTTGTCGTCGTCGACGCCGGTGCTCCCACTGCCCGACGGCATGGCTCCGATCCCCCGTTTCGAACTGGAGGAGTTGGCCAGATACGACGACAGGGGTCCGACTTCCTACCAGAACGGTATTCACACCGGTGAGCACGTAGGGACCCATTTCGACGCGCCCTGCCACTGGATCACGGGTGTGGCCCACGGTGACGTCGCCTCCGTACCGGTCGACAGACTTATCGCGCCGGCGGTGGTGATAGACAAGACCGCCGAAGTTGCCGAGAATCCGGACTTCCTTCTCGACATCGATGACGTGATGCAGTGGCAGGAAGAATTCGGGCCCTTGCCGGCAGGCTGGCTACTTTTCCGAACCGGCTGGTCTGCTCGATCCCAACACCAGGAACGCTTCATCAATGCCGATGACAACGGCCCCCACACACCGGGCGTGACGCCCGCTTGCGCGGAATGGCTTGCCAACGAAACCCCGATCATCGGATTGGGGGTCGAGACGGTCGGCACCGATGCGGGCCAGGCCTTCCGGTTCGAGCCGGAGTTCCCCGTGCATTCGTTCCTGCTGGGAGCCGGAAAGTACGGAATCACCCAGTTGCAGAACCTCGACCGACTGCCACCGGTCGGCGCCCTCCTCGTTGTCGCACCACTGCGCATCGTCGGAGGCTCTGGGAGCCCAGCGCGCATCCTCGCACTGATCGAAGGCGAAACATCAAAGGAGACCGAATAA
- a CDS encoding ABC transporter permease → MNWSDVLGAGALVPLFTAALRLAVPIILAAAGACLAERSGLMNLGIEGQMMVGAIIAFVTVYYTGQPMLGAATGAAAGLVIAAIVGYLTITMAVDQIITGISVVILGTGLASFLYLQVFGVTGTPPRIQGTTPLDLPVLSDLPALGPIVFSQSPLVYLALALVVVLWWVLTRTAFGLSIRAAGESPEAADSVGVSVPRTRWSTLLISGAAAGMAGALVIDGLGFFQDGITGGRGWIALGVVILARWNPLGAIAGGFMFGLVDAFQLRVQAASGGQATSVPYELFQAMPYAVTLLAVIATTVWFSRSNSPKALGVPFVPAK, encoded by the coding sequence ATGAACTGGTCCGACGTCCTGGGCGCCGGTGCGCTCGTCCCGCTGTTCACCGCCGCGCTGCGCCTGGCGGTGCCGATCATCCTCGCCGCCGCCGGCGCGTGCCTCGCCGAGCGCTCGGGGCTGATGAACCTCGGCATCGAGGGGCAGATGATGGTCGGTGCGATCATCGCGTTCGTGACGGTGTACTACACCGGGCAACCGATGCTCGGCGCCGCCACCGGTGCCGCTGCAGGCCTGGTGATCGCCGCGATCGTCGGCTATCTGACGATCACGATGGCCGTCGACCAGATCATCACGGGCATCTCGGTGGTGATCCTCGGGACCGGACTCGCGTCCTTCCTGTACCTGCAGGTGTTCGGCGTGACCGGCACACCGCCGCGCATCCAGGGCACCACGCCCCTCGATCTTCCGGTGCTGTCCGACCTGCCGGCGCTCGGCCCGATCGTGTTCTCACAGTCGCCGCTCGTCTACCTCGCGCTCGCGCTGGTCGTCGTCCTGTGGTGGGTACTCACCCGCACGGCTTTCGGCCTGTCGATCCGCGCGGCCGGTGAGAGCCCCGAGGCCGCCGACTCGGTCGGTGTCTCCGTCCCCCGCACCCGGTGGAGCACGCTGCTGATCTCCGGGGCCGCAGCGGGCATGGCCGGCGCGCTCGTCATCGACGGTCTGGGTTTCTTCCAGGACGGCATCACCGGTGGTCGCGGCTGGATCGCGCTCGGTGTCGTCATCCTCGCGCGGTGGAATCCGCTCGGCGCCATCGCCGGTGGCTTCATGTTCGGTCTCGTCGACGCCTTCCAGTTGCGCGTGCAGGCCGCCTCGGGTGGGCAGGCCACGTCGGTGCCGTACGAGCTGTTCCAGGCCATGCCGTACGCCGTGACGCTGCTCGCGGTCATCGCCACCACCGTGTGGTTCTCGCGCAGCAATTCCCCGAAGGCGCTCGGCGTCCCGTTCGTCCCCGCGAAATAG
- a CDS encoding ABC transporter permease, translated as MTSTTEITPTRPVTPSTSSQDRFLRRTNLTHLFWGTIGVLGFLTLWELVARLHLLPRDALPPASTTLARAAELLTDPAFLTQIGYTLWAALVGYAIALVIAVPLGLLLGLSNRLYAATSTIVELVRPLPPIGLVPLLVLVAGQGLEMKSAVVALGCVFPLLVNTIHGVHSTNGVARATARSFGWSPALVAYRVVWPSAVPSVLTGVRVTVSIALILCIGAEFIGGSTTGLGSWLLLQSMLPQGIDSVCAGVIIAGLLGLLINAIVSVLETKYASWARRDEG; from the coding sequence GTGACCAGCACGACGGAGATCACCCCTACTCGGCCGGTGACACCCAGTACGTCCTCGCAGGACCGCTTCCTCCGCAGGACGAACCTCACCCATCTGTTCTGGGGCACAATCGGAGTGCTCGGTTTCCTCACACTCTGGGAACTCGTCGCCCGCCTGCACCTGCTCCCCCGTGACGCACTCCCCCCCGCATCGACGACCTTGGCGCGGGCCGCCGAACTGCTCACCGACCCCGCCTTTCTGACGCAGATCGGTTACACCCTCTGGGCGGCGCTCGTCGGATACGCCATCGCACTGGTCATCGCGGTGCCCCTCGGACTGCTCCTCGGCCTGTCGAATCGCCTCTACGCCGCTACCTCGACCATCGTCGAGCTGGTACGACCGCTGCCCCCTATCGGTCTGGTACCTCTCCTCGTCCTGGTGGCGGGACAAGGCTTGGAGATGAAGTCCGCAGTCGTGGCTCTCGGCTGCGTATTTCCGTTGCTCGTGAACACCATTCACGGTGTGCACTCGACCAATGGTGTCGCACGAGCCACAGCTCGATCCTTCGGGTGGTCCCCCGCGCTCGTAGCATATCGAGTGGTATGGCCATCGGCCGTTCCGTCCGTACTCACGGGTGTGCGCGTGACGGTATCCATCGCCCTGATCCTCTGTATCGGCGCCGAGTTCATCGGCGGAAGCACCACCGGTCTGGGCTCGTGGCTCCTATTACAGAGCATGCTGCCTCAGGGCATCGACTCCGTCTGCGCCGGTGTCATCATCGCCGGCCTGTTGGGCCTGCTCATCAATGCAATCGTGAGCGTCCTCGAAACGAAGTACGCGTCCTGGGCACGAAGGGATGAAGGATGA
- a CDS encoding BMP family protein has protein sequence MKKLGTAVAAAAVVGAAVTGCSSSDSGGSGSADGVVKAAIITSGPVNDVGWNQGMVEGAEKLEVEGLIDLTVVQQDSGATSEQIAQIVTDLAEDGNELIVGHSFNYGEPIKGIIADYPDVLFAYPGGFGDITANLADYSQPFYQGSFLTGILAGDLTKTGILAGTAGFEIPVCKAQIEAFADGARLTYKGPGEIQLRPSYIGGWSDAAAQTLEAVNALVDQGADQFSTCGVDAATIEGAKQRGVGVAGYTMDQTPLAPENVVSSVVWNLDEVLRAMIADVEAGNVDPAKYYEVDITEGGLDVVINPAFVDKISPEAMALFEEYREKIMAGEFEVEYKGGD, from the coding sequence GTGAAGAAATTGGGTACCGCTGTGGCGGCCGCCGCCGTCGTCGGAGCCGCCGTGACCGGGTGTTCGAGTTCCGACTCCGGTGGGAGCGGCTCGGCCGACGGGGTCGTCAAGGCCGCGATCATCACTTCGGGTCCGGTCAACGACGTCGGCTGGAATCAGGGCATGGTCGAGGGCGCCGAGAAGCTCGAAGTGGAAGGCCTCATCGATCTGACGGTCGTGCAGCAGGATTCGGGCGCGACCTCGGAGCAGATCGCCCAGATCGTCACCGATCTCGCGGAGGACGGCAACGAGCTCATCGTCGGCCACTCGTTCAACTACGGCGAACCCATCAAGGGCATCATCGCCGACTACCCCGACGTGCTGTTCGCCTATCCCGGCGGCTTCGGCGACATCACCGCCAACCTCGCCGACTACAGCCAGCCGTTCTACCAGGGTTCATTTCTTACCGGCATCCTCGCCGGCGACCTGACGAAGACCGGCATCCTCGCCGGCACCGCCGGTTTCGAGATCCCGGTGTGCAAGGCCCAGATCGAGGCGTTCGCCGACGGTGCCCGCCTGACCTACAAGGGCCCCGGCGAGATCCAGTTGCGTCCGTCCTACATCGGCGGATGGTCCGACGCGGCGGCCCAGACTCTCGAGGCCGTCAACGCCCTCGTCGACCAGGGCGCCGACCAGTTCTCCACGTGCGGCGTCGACGCGGCCACCATCGAGGGTGCCAAGCAGCGTGGTGTCGGCGTCGCCGGCTACACGATGGATCAGACCCCGCTGGCACCCGAGAACGTCGTCTCATCCGTCGTGTGGAATCTCGACGAGGTCCTCCGCGCGATGATCGCCGACGTCGAGGCCGGCAACGTCGACCCGGCGAAGTACTACGAGGTGGACATCACCGAGGGCGGTCTGGACGTGGTCATCAATCCGGCCTTCGTCGACAAGATCTCGCCCGAGGCGATGGCGCTGTTCGAGGAGTACCGCGAGAAGATCATGGCCGGTGAGTTCGAGGTCGAGTACAAGGGCGGCGACTGA
- a CDS encoding ABC transporter substrate-binding protein, which translates to MKTRFARVCAAVATLALAGTVAACGGEASSSGAPSEDGITRMTLSIPPVGDSLPVYVAQMKGYFADNDLEIELTPAANGATTINALISGSTDLALVSYPSIIKAVDSGLPVTIAATGIDGTDDYKGGIYVRSDSSVAAAADLLGKKVATPSLGSVGDIFLRGVLLSEGLDYNQVDFVELPQANMATALAAGDVDAAFITEPTLSSALETVDLRSIAYQNGPQGLFATSEKVIETNPDAIRAFRAALARAVEDIELDPHAVAAETLPRFSDMDEDTARNMNLPEYVTEYDAEDVQSVIDLMVEVGIVKKSFSADEMYQSL; encoded by the coding sequence ATGAAGACACGATTCGCACGAGTGTGCGCGGCCGTGGCCACCCTCGCGCTGGCCGGCACCGTCGCCGCCTGCGGGGGCGAGGCCTCCTCCTCCGGGGCCCCCTCCGAAGACGGCATCACCCGCATGACGCTGTCCATCCCTCCCGTCGGAGATTCTCTGCCGGTGTACGTCGCCCAGATGAAGGGCTACTTCGCCGACAACGATCTCGAGATCGAATTGACCCCGGCAGCCAACGGGGCGACCACGATCAATGCGTTGATCTCCGGCAGCACCGACCTCGCGCTGGTGTCCTACCCGTCGATCATCAAAGCAGTGGACTCCGGTCTGCCCGTCACGATCGCTGCAACAGGCATCGATGGAACAGACGATTACAAGGGCGGCATCTACGTACGGAGTGATTCCTCCGTCGCCGCGGCAGCAGACCTGCTGGGCAAGAAGGTCGCCACGCCCTCCCTCGGATCCGTGGGCGATATCTTCCTCCGAGGCGTTCTCCTTTCCGAAGGTTTGGATTACAACCAGGTCGACTTCGTCGAGCTTCCTCAGGCGAACATGGCTACCGCCCTTGCAGCCGGCGACGTCGACGCAGCATTCATCACCGAGCCGACACTGAGTTCCGCCCTCGAGACCGTCGATCTGCGCTCCATCGCATACCAGAACGGCCCGCAGGGTCTCTTCGCCACGTCGGAGAAAGTGATCGAAACCAATCCCGACGCCATTCGTGCCTTCCGCGCGGCGCTTGCGAGGGCCGTCGAAGACATCGAGCTCGATCCTCACGCAGTAGCTGCAGAAACACTGCCTCGGTTCTCGGACATGGACGAGGACACCGCGCGAAACATGAATCTGCCGGAGTACGTCACCGAGTACGACGCCGAGGACGTCCAATCCGTGATCGACCTCATGGTCGAAGTGGGCATCGTCAAAAAATCGTTCAGCGCCGACGAAATGTATCAATCGTTGTAA
- a CDS encoding ABC transporter ATP-binding protein produces the protein MANALLEVDNLSHTYHTDRGEQRVLNGLSFSVDDGEFVSIVGPSGCGKTTLLRTLSGLLEPTGGTISLGGRVIDGVPEGLAMVFQDYRASLFPWRRVGANVEFPLLGIVGKSERRARTAESLAAVGLEGMEERYPWQLSGGMQQRVAIARALAMQPKLLLMDEPFASVDAQTRSDLEDLLLRVRDQYDMTILFVTHDVDESVYLSTRVVSLSKAPTVKTADLLIPLDFPRDQIRTREEELFVTTRGEVARLIRQACPGGLQVEV, from the coding sequence ATGGCTAACGCATTGCTCGAGGTCGACAACCTCAGCCACACCTACCACACCGACCGCGGTGAACAGCGCGTCCTGAACGGGCTGTCGTTCTCGGTCGACGACGGCGAGTTCGTCTCGATCGTCGGTCCGTCGGGCTGCGGCAAGACCACTCTCCTGCGCACCCTCTCCGGCCTCCTCGAACCGACGGGTGGCACCATCTCACTCGGAGGTCGGGTGATCGACGGTGTTCCCGAAGGACTCGCGATGGTCTTCCAGGACTACCGCGCTTCGCTGTTTCCCTGGCGAAGAGTCGGAGCCAACGTCGAATTCCCCCTGCTCGGAATCGTCGGAAAATCCGAACGACGCGCCCGCACAGCCGAATCCCTCGCCGCCGTCGGGCTCGAGGGAATGGAGGAACGCTACCCTTGGCAACTGTCCGGCGGTATGCAGCAACGTGTCGCGATCGCCCGGGCTCTCGCGATGCAGCCGAAACTGCTGCTGATGGACGAACCGTTCGCATCCGTCGACGCCCAGACACGATCGGACCTCGAAGACCTGCTCCTACGGGTACGCGACCAATACGACATGACGATCCTGTTCGTCACGCATGACGTCGACGAGAGCGTCTACCTGAGCACTCGGGTCGTCTCGCTCAGCAAAGCACCGACAGTCAAGACCGCGGACCTGCTTATCCCGCTCGACTTCCCCCGCGACCAGATCCGCACTCGCGAAGAGGAACTGTTCGTCACCACCCGCGGCGAAGTCGCCCGCCTCATCCGGCAGGCGTGTCCCGGCGGCCTGCAAGTCGAAGTCTGA
- a CDS encoding ABC transporter permease, translating into MTTTLSSTTVSRWSNAALGWTAAAVLLLVWQLGAVSARSPYFPPPIDIFGNVYDRWFSAGLSHGILTDSFYSDILPSIGRLLVGLAIAWIVGITLGVLLGRIPVLAMTIEPLLHFMRGLPGPVLLPLALVLVGTGSAMRIGLITFGAIWPVLFNTYSAVRQVPEGFEDAARSTRISRTGMLFRVILPSASTGIFAGIKVSTSLGIILLIASELYAASDGIGFGLSQAQRSFEFLTMWSYIVALSILGYLSNLLLVRIEHSLLDWHRLRMAIDN; encoded by the coding sequence ATGACGACCACACTGAGTTCGACCACTGTCTCCCGATGGTCGAATGCGGCACTCGGATGGACCGCGGCAGCCGTACTGCTTCTCGTCTGGCAACTGGGGGCTGTCAGCGCCCGATCCCCGTACTTTCCCCCGCCGATCGACATCTTCGGCAACGTCTACGACCGTTGGTTCTCCGCGGGATTGTCACACGGCATCCTCACCGACTCTTTCTACTCCGACATTCTTCCCAGCATCGGACGGCTCCTGGTCGGACTGGCGATCGCATGGATAGTGGGCATCACCCTGGGAGTACTTCTCGGCCGGATTCCCGTGCTGGCGATGACCATCGAACCCCTTCTGCATTTCATGCGCGGCCTGCCCGGCCCGGTTCTCCTACCCCTGGCCCTGGTGCTGGTGGGAACCGGTTCCGCCATGAGGATCGGCCTGATCACCTTCGGCGCGATCTGGCCCGTCCTGTTCAACACGTACAGCGCCGTACGCCAGGTACCCGAAGGATTCGAGGACGCCGCACGATCGACCCGCATCAGCCGGACAGGAATGCTGTTCCGTGTGATCCTGCCCTCGGCGAGCACGGGCATCTTCGCCGGCATCAAAGTGTCGACATCACTCGGTATAATCCTGCTGATCGCATCGGAACTCTACGCTGCGTCGGACGGCATCGGTTTCGGCCTGTCCCAAGCACAGCGCTCGTTCGAGTTCTTGACGATGTGGTCCTACATCGTCGCCCTCTCGATCCTCGGTTATCTGTCCAACCTCCTGCTCGTACGTATCGAGCATTCCCTCCTGGACTGGCACCGCCTTCGCATGGCCATCGACAACTGA
- a CDS encoding isopenicillin N synthase family dioxygenase, producing MNQSPSDAFVVPAVDIGPYVRAGEEAERARVAREIDEACSRVGFVQILGHGIPDPVVDGLAAALDDFFGLPMDDKQQYRVVGANRGYSPPKSESLSLSLGVESASRMNDFFEAYNVGVEARSFPHLDLSEDDYGINVWPDVPGFEDRVQTYFTEASRVARTLTRIFADALGQAPDYFERLTDHSIDVLRMNNYALPEGTVDLDGDLTGMGEHTDFGIVTVLWADRVAGLQVLGSDGIWHDVEPLPGALLVNLGDLTARITDDRWMSTLHRVKPPIVDGRIRRRRSVAFFHDGNVDAVVSTLPEYAGPEPYEPILIRDHIKAKLAGSRHGKANTAAVREAARVLAATGENRA from the coding sequence ATGAACCAGTCGCCGTCTGACGCCTTCGTCGTTCCCGCCGTCGACATCGGCCCGTACGTCCGGGCCGGCGAGGAAGCCGAACGCGCTCGTGTCGCCCGTGAGATCGACGAAGCCTGCAGCCGTGTGGGATTCGTCCAGATCCTCGGACACGGCATCCCCGATCCGGTGGTCGACGGCCTCGCCGCCGCCCTCGACGACTTCTTCGGTCTGCCGATGGACGACAAGCAGCAGTACCGGGTGGTCGGCGCGAACCGCGGATACAGCCCGCCGAAGAGCGAGTCGCTGAGCCTGAGCCTCGGCGTCGAATCCGCCAGCCGTATGAACGATTTCTTCGAGGCATACAACGTCGGCGTGGAGGCCCGGTCGTTCCCCCACCTGGACCTGTCGGAGGACGACTACGGAATCAACGTCTGGCCCGACGTCCCCGGCTTCGAGGACCGCGTGCAGACCTATTTCACCGAGGCCTCGCGGGTCGCGCGGACCCTCACCCGGATCTTCGCCGACGCACTCGGGCAGGCCCCCGACTACTTCGAACGGCTCACCGACCACTCGATCGACGTGCTGCGCATGAACAACTACGCGCTGCCCGAGGGCACCGTCGACCTCGACGGCGACCTCACCGGCATGGGCGAGCACACCGACTTCGGGATCGTCACCGTGCTGTGGGCCGACCGGGTCGCAGGGCTGCAGGTGCTCGGCTCCGACGGCATCTGGCACGACGTCGAACCGCTGCCCGGAGCCCTACTGGTCAATCTCGGTGATCTCACCGCCCGCATCACCGACGACCGGTGGATGTCGACGCTGCACCGCGTGAAGCCGCCGATCGTCGACGGCAGGATCCGGCGCCGTCGTTCGGTGGCGTTCTTCCACGACGGCAACGTCGACGCGGTGGTCTCCACCCTGCCCGAATATGCGGGCCCGGAACCCTACGAACCCATCCTGATCCGCGACCACATCAAGGCGAAGCTCGCCGGGTCGCGGCACGGCAAGGCCAACACCGCCGCAGTACGGGAAGCCGCCCGTGTGCTGGCGGCGACGGGGGAGAACCGCGCGTGA
- a CDS encoding alpha/beta fold hydrolase — MSHIVLVHGAWAGSWVWDTLLEPLRRAGHVPHPLALPGVGSWGADDVTLDDVAAVVADHVAGLDGPVILVGHSGGGIVVTQVAEMLPERVARVAYVAGMMLPSGADFGMLCDGIGLDAPVGISRWLEPTEDGRGTVVPPEAGAAVFFHEADSTDAIGAARRLVPQLETARLMAPTWTPERFGSLPRLYIEATLDRSVPLVTQREMQRLTPGAQVVSLESDHAPQLSARDDLAAALVEWCAERVRT, encoded by the coding sequence GTGAGTCATATCGTGCTCGTGCACGGCGCCTGGGCCGGAAGCTGGGTGTGGGACACGCTGCTCGAACCGCTCCGCCGGGCCGGGCACGTCCCACACCCGCTCGCGCTTCCCGGTGTCGGATCATGGGGCGCCGACGACGTGACGCTCGACGACGTCGCCGCGGTCGTGGCCGACCACGTTGCCGGACTGGATGGCCCGGTGATCCTCGTCGGTCATTCCGGTGGCGGCATCGTCGTCACGCAGGTCGCGGAGATGCTGCCGGAGCGCGTCGCCAGGGTCGCCTACGTGGCGGGGATGATGCTTCCGTCCGGGGCCGACTTCGGGATGCTGTGCGACGGCATCGGTCTCGACGCGCCGGTGGGCATTTCGCGCTGGCTCGAACCCACCGAGGACGGTCGCGGGACGGTCGTGCCCCCGGAGGCCGGCGCGGCGGTGTTCTTCCACGAGGCGGATTCGACCGACGCGATCGGAGCCGCACGCCGACTCGTGCCACAACTCGAAACCGCCCGGCTCATGGCACCCACCTGGACGCCGGAACGATTCGGCAGCCTGCCACGCCTGTACATCGAAGCGACACTGGATCGTTCGGTTCCGCTCGTCACCCAGCGGGAGATGCAACGCCTCACCCCGGGTGCGCAGGTCGTGTCGCTCGAGTCCGACCACGCACCACAGCTGTCCGCCCGCGACGACCTCGCGGCGGCGCTGGTGGAGTGGTGCGCGGAGCGCGTCCGAACATAG
- a CDS encoding uracil-xanthine permease family protein: protein MTSPHPVDARLPFLRQFAFGLQHVLIMYTGCITVPLVFGAAVGLDRDTIAMLISADLLIAGLITIVQSLGVGKLVGVRLPIVCGATFAGLTPMILIAKEYGLQAVYGSMLIGGIVGLALAWPFARIIRFFPPLVTGVVLTVVGISLIGVAGGLIVGTDPSSPTFASPTNIALAVLVIVVAVAFLCLGRGIWAQLGVLIALAVGTVVAVPLGLIDLGGVAGSSWVGLPAPFHFGAPEFPITAVVAMSIVMAVVFAESTASMLAVAEITGKRVSKGDIARGLAGDGASAVLAGVFNAFVDTVFTQNVGAVATTRVYSRYVTATSGAILVVLGALPKVSSVVAALPKPVVGGVGLILFATVALVGINTLRSVDLSDRINSTIAAVAVGVGLLPELAEGMFERFPSAAQILLGSGITLAAIAAFSLNLLFNHTRLGTLARASRSGTPAPVTSAGTTSPHGVAHEPVAV, encoded by the coding sequence ATGACCTCACCGCACCCCGTCGACGCGCGACTACCGTTCCTCCGGCAGTTCGCGTTCGGCCTCCAGCATGTCCTGATCATGTACACCGGATGCATCACCGTTCCGCTGGTCTTCGGCGCGGCCGTCGGACTCGACCGCGACACCATCGCGATGCTCATCAGCGCCGACCTGCTGATCGCCGGTCTGATCACCATCGTCCAGAGCCTCGGTGTCGGCAAACTCGTCGGTGTCCGCCTACCCATCGTCTGCGGTGCGACCTTCGCCGGCCTGACGCCGATGATCCTCATCGCGAAGGAATACGGCCTGCAGGCCGTCTACGGCTCCATGCTGATCGGCGGCATCGTCGGTCTCGCCCTGGCCTGGCCGTTCGCCAGGATCATCCGGTTCTTCCCGCCGCTCGTCACCGGTGTCGTTCTCACCGTCGTCGGGATCTCGCTCATCGGCGTGGCAGGCGGGCTGATCGTCGGCACCGACCCGTCGTCGCCCACCTTCGCCTCGCCCACCAACATCGCCCTGGCCGTGCTCGTGATCGTCGTCGCCGTCGCCTTCCTGTGCCTCGGGCGTGGCATCTGGGCCCAGCTCGGAGTGTTGATCGCCCTTGCCGTCGGCACGGTCGTCGCGGTTCCGCTCGGCCTGATCGACCTCGGCGGCGTGGCGGGCTCGTCGTGGGTGGGTCTGCCCGCCCCCTTCCACTTCGGCGCTCCCGAATTTCCGATCACCGCCGTCGTCGCCATGAGCATCGTCATGGCCGTGGTCTTCGCCGAATCCACCGCGAGCATGCTCGCCGTCGCCGAGATCACCGGTAAGCGCGTCAGCAAGGGCGACATCGCCCGCGGACTCGCCGGTGACGGAGCGTCCGCTGTGCTCGCGGGTGTCTTCAACGCCTTCGTCGACACCGTCTTCACCCAGAACGTCGGTGCGGTGGCCACCACCCGTGTGTACAGCCGCTACGTCACCGCCACGTCGGGTGCGATCCTCGTGGTCCTCGGCGCGCTGCCGAAGGTGAGCTCGGTGGTCGCGGCGCTGCCGAAGCCGGTGGTCGGCGGTGTCGGCCTGATCCTGTTCGCCACCGTCGCCCTCGTAGGCATCAATACGCTGCGCTCGGTGGACCTGTCCGACCGCATCAACTCCACGATCGCCGCCGTCGCAGTGGGTGTGGGTCTGCTGCCCGAACTCGCCGAGGGCATGTTCGAGCGCTTCCCGTCCGCCGCGCAGATCCTGCTCGGCAGCGGCATCACCCTCGCCGCGATCGCGGCGTTCTCGTTGAACCTGCTGTTCAACCACACTCGTCTCGGGACACTGGCTCGCGCGTCCCGGTCCGGCACACCGGCCCCCGTCACCTCGGCCGGTACCACCTCTCCCCACGGAGTTGCCCATGAACCAGTCGCCGTCTGA